From the genome of Phlebotomus papatasi isolate M1 chromosome 2, Ppap_2.1, whole genome shotgun sequence:
ggatgatcttcaccgtaagatcatccttaagtgctagaattaaagaaaagcttacgaacagtagggaGTAAAGTAAAGTAAAGGGATGCTAAATTGGAATAGGAACACACAGAGATTGTTTTTAAAGAATCCCAGCTACCACAAGCAAATCAAGGCTTAaaactgtttcttttttttgtggaattgaTGGATACCATAGCATAGACCCTACCTGAATAGTTGGTGAGAAGTGTTGTTGGTACACATGACGGCATTCGTGGTGCCCAGAGTCCGTTGGAACACAAAACACGAGACTCCCCCAGAAGTTTGTACATGCCCAAGTCCTTGCAGCGTGCCTGGAGTGAGTGTCCATGGGGCAGATCCCAGCCAACGGTCTACCAGGAGGGTATATACAGTGATTAACATAATGGTTGGCAAGAGCGGAAAAGACATATTGTGTGGTGTTAAAAGAAAAACACCCGCCCAAAATTAATAACAATTATCCCATCTCTCAAGACAAACTCAAACTCTCAGAAccagcataaaaaaaaatctcacttgAAGGAGAAATTTATCAGGCATTTAGTAAATGTTTGCGTGTCTGAGCATGAATTCATTTAGACGATATTTTTCATGCTGAAATAAAGGAGTATGAACAATTGATAATGTTTGGATAAATTTCACCACGTTGAGGAAtagtgttgaaaaaaaaaatcataataaatacatgaaaaaacaaaaaatataacatACATGCCATAATAAATTACCCACTAAGCTAAATTATTCATACAACATAAAAATTGATTCTCCAGTTGGATACAAAAATTTTCTCCATATCTgagcagagaaaaaaaaagagaacttcTACATAGTTTGAgggtagtaaaatattttatattctaaTGAAATTAGAGCTATTCACGACTTTTAGTTCTCTGTGCAAAGCAATAATCATTTGTCTTCGTAATTGCtgcatagtatttttttttcttgtctgcTGGCCGTAGTTTTGTTTCAATCATCAAACCACTAgctggacaaaaaaaaagtgcttTGTGAATAAAAATCCACTGTGAGTTGTTTAATGTGAATAAGGGGGTTAatatcatgaaattaaaatgaagCAGAATCTTCATCAAATAATTCGACCACTAGTCCTCCTCCTAATCTTCACATCATTCTGTGGCATGATGGCAACAACCACCCGAAAGTCCAGAGTATCGAGAAGATGTAATAAATTCAGGTTTTAGGACCATCACAGAATtaatcaaggggtttgtcagaTAATCACAAAATTCTCTATATGGGTTTTTACTATATACAGATTATTATTGTTGTGCGATGTAATTCCAATAATTGAACGTTTTTCTGGAGTATCTTGTATAAATAACTAAAGCAATTCATTTGCAGAATAGTTTTTGCAACTATGGTATTTTGCAATAATACTTCAAAACACTGACGGTTTTCttcagtaaataaaaaatatataaatgaacAAATAATAGAGAAATATGAGATActaaataaatcaatcaatggAGCTATGCAAtgcaatattcaatttttaatagatTAAAGAAACTATAGGtaataaatataaaagttcagattttaaattaacttaCCAACTATCGGTTGACAGAATTAGACATAATTCAAAATTgtcttattttaataaaaaaaaaataaaataaaatagggtaagtgtaccaaattccgtcCACCTTTTTGtacctcgaatttccatgaatttttagttttacatactctacagatgaaacaatgcaaaagaataacaaaaaaatagctTCGACTAACAAGATGaggtgaaaaagacattggaagaatttccggagggcaaggaactatgagaatgaatgtggccgaaatagggcacatTCATtcagctatgtctacatttttattcattttaaaatatattaaaaatgattttagagtaaataaagatgataaagtgtctacaaggttccaagcaacactatttaaaaagaattaacaaaaaatcaatttgtattaaaaatatcacatatcAAACTTGAAATTTTGGTGCTAGCATgcactatgccgaaatttggcacattgaattgaattgaattttattatcatctctgtttttcccaccccccatgcggccatcgccgtcttagtgtcgattccaacctccgggatgaaaacgatggaaaatcccttcatttTGGTTGTATATTTCGGGACCGTACATATGCACGTAGGTCACTTATATGGGAAGATGGGTATGCTCACAGAGAGAGGTTTGAAAAACCTAGCCAATAACCAACCCTAGATGCTAAAATTTAAGGAGTAAGAATTTCCCTAAACCCTTAGCTTTGTGCGAATGCACAAATTAGATAATGAAAACGTTATTTGCGCGTTATTAAAagcttatgtcctagacacacttacgacttaagccgagagatgccTTAAAGttagtcaaaataatgattagactaaattcccatcagtttccgaCTAATTAAGCCGTTTCTCTGCTTAAGCCGAGGGACGGATTGATCAGAAACTTATGGAAgtataatctgatcattataTTGAATATCGTTGGTttgatcagcaactgtgctaactgcatttcatgctctcaattcttccggtgttcggcagaagggtattcctcttttcaaattaaaagaatttgttttttctccaaagctttcaacccttggtatgggtcttcttcaatgggtcaatttagaaacttttaaatatttgaaaaacgtcTAACGTCTGACTAACTTTATGCATCTTTATGCATAAAGTTGACAATTGACAAAATTGCTTGTAGTGTGTAGACAAGAAGTAAAATTCCAATTGAtcgaatttcactcaattgaaaatgtCTTCCAGAGTcattatggcgctggcacaccttttcaattttctgaaatcctattgattgaaattttaccttttactctttcaaactgaaatcagatacagctgtctctttctgtcaaatgaaaattgaaatttcaatttcattttgaatttcaatttggaatttcacttgaaagaaagagacagctgtatctgatttcagtttgaaagagtaaaaggtaaaatttcaatcgattgaattttactcaattgaaaaggtgtgccagcgccattagatTTGATATTTTGCGCattgcatttatattttcaattttataaaactaaaataatggctccggcacatcttttaaatcagaaaaattcaatgtaatcgaaattcacaaactttttctttttaaaacgatttgcatatgtctatctcactctttcggactcttcttcttcttttgaacatcacagcaaatttaatttaatgcaatcgaattttgagtacGAAAGAAGGAGATAGACAAAGGGTGGAATCACCatttctcgccagtgccccactaaATGAGCCGtaaagttctttgtatttttactgctgttaCGTATTTgcagcattttttagagcaatattttaagcaagtgcatcgaatctaaTATTTCTTATCCAATAtgctaagtgtcatcaaattttcatcaagcaaaaaatacctttttggatcaataatttgtccattgaatatttaattacacttgtggaatagataaaattagtatttagttaagtactatttcattttatattacttttatataaaaattaggcatggcgaaaagtggtaatattttggaatgattttaccacctgtcgccatctcttttcaataggcgacgctaacttcacttcatagattctctgttgtcaaatctactttgtttactttctgcaatagacctattatttaatttttcaaataaaagtgaagaaaaagcgtttaaagtgagtaaaaataaggtgatcatgaggaaaaagaaatgctgaatgtattctttttataacattgcctaaaataatcaagtttggaccttttcaagtgggtggcgagaagtggttacaaaactggcgaaaagtggtgaaaaatggcgacgaagtggttatttttgcattgttaataaaaattaggtttttaaGTAGTTCAGCGTTAAATTCTcagactattgttttcacgaatcaaaagccaatacatctaagtaactttgtgtcaaatttgagttatcttgtaataaaagttcaaaagttataataaaattaattcttctTTATCCTAaatatggcgataagtggttactccaccctatacaaactatttgagaaagaaaaggatgttgattttgatttcatgaaattttcccgatctaaaaggtgtgacgGAGACTTAAAGACCTAATTTGTTTTGCAGATTCCTTTGCGCTTTTCACGCTGAAAATGCTGCTttataaaaatgtaaagaagcTTTGCTAACCACCTCACACCAAAGATAACTTAAAGTTTAATATCTTATTCAGCTTATTCATATCCAATTTATTCAAACTTTTGGCATAAAAAGCGAAAATGTCGGATTGTTCTTTTACAGCCATAAAATCTTAGTTAATGAGGTAAAACCTTTGAACTAATTACTTCACAATTATTTatgtaaagaattttaaaatgtgataattcatcattagtattaaaaataatttgattaaacTATTTTATTGCTCTTCGAAACTATTTAGTAATTATCTAGAATGACTTGcaagatttaaaatttgtttagaCTTTAAGTAAAGTGGCTTTTTTGAAAGTTGAACGAACCCATCTTTcccttattcaatttttatgtttGTGCTtggattttataatttaatggtGTGTTTGCAGTTTGGCTTTAACTGAACAAATTGCGATAAGTTATCCGCAACGTGTTACCAAAATCACGAGACCTTCCCCCCCTCCCAAGCAGTTTTTGGTCCGACAAACCAAATAAGGAAACCTTTTTCATGGATCataaaacaaaaatagaaaaatacatCGTGCGATAACATTTATGCTCATGCTATGTGTCTATATTtctgcaaattcgatttggatgTGACCAGACAATTTTCTTTGACCAAGCCCTTACATAAGAGCCAATTTGTGAAGAAATGACAAGCCCCTTCTCCTATATTTTTTAGCAATAAGCAGTAAAATTCATTGGAGCAAATTGAAATGTGAAAAGGATGGAAATACTTTTGGAAATGCTTTCCATCTGAAAATTGCGATGAAACGGAGTGTAAAATACCATTGACTGTTTTGTGGGTGGATGATACAGCTTTTGGAGTATTTTGAGGaaatcattttcatttaatttcccTTACACATAAATCTCCAAAATATTTTCCCGCGTTTTTCTTAAAGCACTCCCTCAAACCCCTTTTTTTCCATCACGCAGTAGAGGCTTGTTGCTACTACGTCACCCATGGATACTACCCCGACTACATCACCTACTACACCCCAGAGGAATTAAATGAGTACAAATTGTGGAGTGAGACTGACAAGGATATTTTACAAGTGTGCAATCTCAGTGAAAATGGGGAAGATATTCAAATATCTCGTCCCCCTGGGCATGATGGTGAGAATTCACTGGCAAATGATACCACGATCCATGCACAAGCACAACCATCTCACGAAATTGATGAAAAGTCGCAAGTTTATGTGAAAAATAGCATCCCAAATCACGTCACACTTCAGCCAAATATTGTGCCGGAAGAATCCTCAAAGTATTGGAGACATTCAATGAATCCCTAAGATTCTttctatttatatatttaatcgattttttctctgtttcttttttttcatgctCGTCTGTCGTGCTATCCATCCCAAAAAAAACATCCCTTTTGCCAAAACAACTTCATATATCCCTCCCCGCAAATT
Proteins encoded in this window:
- the LOC129800545 gene encoding uncharacterized protein LOC129800545, with amino-acid sequence MKQNLHQIIRPLVLLLIFTSFCGMMATTTRKSRVSRRLEACCYYVTHGYYPDYITYYTPEELNEYKLWSETDKDILQVCNLSENGEDIQISRPPGHDGENSLANDTTIHAQAQPSHEIDEKSQVYVKNSIPNHVTLQPNIVPEESSKMENPESCKLVKQVTVSINFYVSVNPHTGSIEIMHVKSDTKR